A part of Curtobacterium sp. MCLR17_036 genomic DNA contains:
- a CDS encoding uracil-DNA glycosylase: MIDQRFWEALDAVPVESDAEALYDVRSAEGRLRRENLSRYLDRLAPTADALLIAEAPGWRGMTNTGIPFTSMRELGPEYLVPPEPTAPWEASSRVVHAALADRSGPLPVAWAIFPHHPFVAPDRLTNRTPRPAEVRSGAPVALALLEALGGVDRVRVVAVGRKAQGALALAGIDAVAVRHPAQGGARQFTEQVQALLR, from the coding sequence GTGATCGACCAGCGCTTCTGGGAGGCCCTCGACGCCGTCCCGGTCGAGTCCGACGCCGAGGCGCTCTACGACGTGCGCTCGGCCGAGGGTCGGCTGCGCCGCGAGAACCTGTCCCGGTACCTCGACCGGCTCGCACCGACGGCGGACGCCCTGCTCATCGCCGAGGCCCCGGGCTGGCGCGGGATGACGAACACGGGGATCCCCTTCACGAGCATGCGGGAGCTTGGTCCGGAGTACCTCGTGCCGCCGGAACCGACCGCTCCGTGGGAGGCGTCGTCGCGCGTCGTGCACGCCGCGCTGGCGGATCGGAGCGGCCCGCTCCCGGTCGCGTGGGCGATCTTCCCGCACCACCCCTTCGTCGCGCCGGACCGGCTGACGAACCGGACGCCGCGCCCCGCCGAGGTCCGTTCGGGTGCTCCGGTCGCCCTCGCCCTGCTCGAGGCCCTCGGCGGTGTCGACCGGGTCCGGGTCGTCGCGGTCGGGCGGAAGGCCCAGGGTGCCCTCGCACTGGCCGGCATCGACGCGGTGGCGGTCCGGCACCCGGCGCAGGGCGGCGCCCGGCAGTTCACCGAGCAGGTACAGGCACTGCTGCGCTGA
- a CDS encoding glycosyltransferase — protein MSTTTEALRIGLVSLHTSPGDEPGSGEVGGMNVVVRHQAEALADLGHHVDIVTRRSAPTQPDSVSLVPGVCLRFVSAGPAQPVPKGEHDAFIEPFRHELEQLGPYDVLHSHHWFSGAAALPVARQRGVPHVQSFHSIAADPETPLSEGERPESAGRIAGEELLAQGSDAVVVVSEAEAATVRTRLGGDDARIWIVPPGVDGSVFRPAGSGARRAATPYVVAAARVQPLKGLDLAIEAIAGISQEARPTLVIAGDASSEAGDYVDELRRLAAANGIADHVTFIGPQSRADLAFLFRGAAAVLVPSHSETYGLVALEGSASGVPVVAAAAGGLREAVVDGETGVVLESRDPAVWAAEIERILTDEQYASGLASAGREHAERLSWERSASGLEAVYRRVLGRP, from the coding sequence GTGAGCACCACCACCGAAGCCCTGCGCATCGGGCTGGTGTCGCTGCACACCTCCCCCGGCGACGAACCCGGCTCGGGCGAGGTCGGCGGGATGAACGTCGTCGTCCGGCACCAGGCCGAGGCCCTGGCCGACCTCGGCCACCACGTCGACATCGTCACCCGCCGGTCGGCCCCGACCCAGCCGGACTCGGTGTCGCTCGTGCCGGGCGTGTGCCTGCGGTTCGTGTCCGCCGGTCCCGCGCAGCCGGTGCCGAAGGGCGAGCACGACGCCTTCATCGAACCGTTCCGCCACGAACTCGAACAGCTCGGCCCGTACGACGTGCTGCACTCGCACCACTGGTTCTCCGGCGCAGCGGCGCTGCCCGTCGCCCGGCAGCGCGGCGTGCCGCACGTGCAGTCCTTCCACTCGATCGCCGCTGACCCCGAGACCCCGTTGTCCGAGGGCGAGCGCCCCGAGTCCGCCGGTCGCATCGCCGGCGAGGAACTGCTCGCCCAGGGGTCCGACGCGGTCGTCGTGGTGTCCGAGGCCGAGGCCGCCACCGTCCGCACGCGGCTCGGCGGCGACGACGCCCGCATCTGGATCGTGCCGCCGGGCGTCGACGGGTCCGTCTTCCGCCCCGCCGGGTCCGGCGCGCGCCGTGCCGCCACGCCCTACGTCGTCGCCGCGGCGCGCGTGCAGCCGCTCAAGGGTCTGGACCTGGCGATCGAGGCGATCGCCGGCATCAGCCAGGAGGCCCGCCCCACCCTGGTCATCGCGGGCGACGCCTCGAGCGAGGCGGGCGACTACGTGGACGAACTGCGTCGGCTCGCCGCCGCGAACGGCATCGCCGACCACGTCACCTTCATCGGGCCGCAGTCGCGCGCCGACCTGGCGTTCCTGTTCCGCGGCGCGGCCGCCGTGCTCGTGCCGTCGCACTCGGAGACGTACGGACTCGTCGCGCTCGAGGGCTCGGCGTCCGGGGTGCCGGTCGTCGCCGCCGCTGCCGGCGGGCTGCGCGAGGCCGTGGTCGACGGCGAGACGGGCGTCGTGCTCGAGTCCCGCGACCCGGCGGTGTGGGCCGCGGAGATCGAACGGATCCTGACCGACGAGCAGTACGCGTCCGGCCTGGCGTCGGCCGGTCGGGAGCACGCGGAGCGGCTCAGCTGGGAACGGTCGGCGTCCGGGCTCGAGGCCGTCTACCGCCGGGTGCTCGGACGCCCGTGA
- a CDS encoding DUF429 domain-containing protein — translation MSDYLGVDLAWGLGTPHRPPNETGLVAMEADGTVTDAGWARGVDAVAAWITAHVGPRTLIAVDASLVVTNPTGIREAERQVGQRYGRWKVAANPTNLASAASAGARLLDVLTAHGIGYVSSTAAMRARTGPAVFECYPYTTLVGVEELGYDVERPRYKRLDLRIPAAEARTRRAAAFDELVRRLRETPLDPPLLLDSHPLTAGLADPSVLHGPTHKHREDLLDGALCAWTAAFWERHGDDRVQVLGAEPGFPTDTAATPLARRGGTGGVAPPTDAADEAGRQPVVVAPARPSQRGPRG, via the coding sequence GTGAGCGACTACCTCGGCGTGGACCTGGCGTGGGGGCTCGGCACCCCGCACCGCCCGCCGAACGAGACCGGCCTGGTCGCGATGGAGGCCGACGGCACCGTCACCGACGCCGGCTGGGCCCGCGGGGTCGACGCCGTCGCCGCGTGGATCACCGCACACGTCGGCCCGCGGACGCTCATCGCCGTCGACGCCTCGCTCGTCGTGACGAACCCGACGGGCATCCGCGAGGCCGAACGCCAGGTCGGGCAGCGCTACGGCCGGTGGAAGGTCGCGGCGAACCCGACGAACCTGGCGTCCGCGGCGAGCGCCGGTGCCCGGCTGCTCGACGTCCTGACAGCGCACGGCATCGGGTACGTGTCGTCGACGGCGGCCATGCGGGCGCGCACCGGCCCGGCGGTGTTCGAGTGCTACCCGTACACGACCCTGGTCGGCGTCGAGGAGCTCGGCTACGACGTCGAGCGACCGCGCTACAAGCGCCTCGACCTGCGCATCCCGGCCGCCGAGGCACGGACCCGCCGCGCTGCCGCCTTCGACGAGCTCGTCCGCCGGCTGCGCGAGACCCCGCTCGACCCGCCGCTGCTGCTCGACTCGCACCCGCTGACCGCCGGGCTCGCCGACCCGTCGGTGCTGCACGGTCCGACGCACAAGCACCGCGAGGACCTGCTCGACGGCGCCCTGTGCGCCTGGACCGCCGCGTTCTGGGAGCGGCACGGCGACGACCGCGTGCAGGTCCTGGGGGCCGAGCCGGGCTTCCCCACCGACACGGCCGCGACGCCGCTGGCGCGTCGCGGCGGAACCGGCGGCGTGGCCCCACCCACCGACGCGGCGGACGAGGCGGGCCGCCAGCCCGTCGTGGTGGCGCCGGCACGCCCGTCGCAGCGGGGGCCGCGCGGCTAG
- the ligD gene encoding non-homologous end-joining DNA ligase gives MASEATTVRVGDREVRISSPSRVLWAEAGITKGDLAQYLVDVGDAFVRANGDRPISLQRFPGGIDGEQFFSKNPPKGAPDYVRSVTVTYPSGRSHPQLVVDEPAVAVWAAQMNTVVFHPWASRAGDSDHPDQLRIDLDPQPGTDFSDTVPVAQGLREVLDEVGLTTWIKTSGNRGLHVFAPITPEHEFLDVRHAVIAAARELERRMPDRVTTAWWKEERGQRVFVDFNQANRDRTMAGAYSPRALPHASVSTPVTWDELPDVDPTAFTVRTVPERLRSTGDPWQTMGEAPGSIAPLLEWWDRDLADGLGELPFPPDFPKMPGEPPRVQPSRAKKTT, from the coding sequence ATGGCGAGCGAAGCGACGACGGTCCGCGTGGGCGACCGCGAGGTCCGGATCAGCAGCCCCTCGCGGGTGCTCTGGGCCGAGGCGGGCATCACGAAGGGCGACCTGGCGCAGTACCTCGTCGACGTGGGCGACGCCTTCGTCCGGGCGAACGGCGACCGGCCGATCTCGCTGCAGCGGTTCCCCGGTGGCATCGACGGCGAGCAGTTCTTCTCGAAGAACCCGCCGAAGGGCGCCCCCGACTACGTGCGCTCCGTCACGGTGACGTACCCGAGCGGCCGGTCGCACCCGCAGCTCGTCGTCGACGAGCCGGCCGTGGCGGTGTGGGCGGCGCAGATGAACACGGTGGTGTTCCATCCGTGGGCCTCGCGAGCCGGGGACAGCGACCACCCGGACCAGCTCCGCATCGACCTCGACCCGCAGCCCGGCACGGACTTTTCGGACACCGTGCCGGTGGCGCAGGGGCTCCGGGAGGTCCTCGACGAGGTCGGGCTGACCACGTGGATCAAGACGAGCGGCAACCGGGGCCTGCACGTGTTCGCGCCGATCACCCCGGAGCACGAGTTCCTCGACGTGCGGCACGCCGTCATCGCCGCCGCACGGGAACTCGAACGGCGCATGCCGGACCGGGTGACGACCGCGTGGTGGAAGGAGGAGCGCGGCCAGCGCGTGTTCGTCGACTTCAACCAGGCGAACCGGGACCGCACGATGGCCGGTGCCTACAGCCCGCGGGCGCTCCCGCACGCGTCGGTGTCCACGCCCGTCACCTGGGACGAGCTGCCCGACGTCGACCCGACGGCGTTCACGGTCCGGACCGTGCCGGAGCGGCTGCGCTCGACGGGCGACCCGTGGCAGACGATGGGCGAGGCTCCCGGCTCGATCGCACCGCTGCTGGAGTGGTGGGACCGCGACCTGGCGGACGGCCTGGGGGAGCTGCCGTTCCCGCCGGACTTCCCGAAGATGCCCGGCGAACCGCCCCGCGTGCAGCCCTCGCGGGCGAAGAAGACGACCTGA
- a CDS encoding ATP-dependent DNA ligase, which produces MTIAPMLAKAVAEVPEPDSVAGGLRYEPKWDGFRGIVTIDGDDVEIGSRGAKPLTRYFPELVEAFRAQFGGRDHPVVLDGEVVLRSGDAGAEHLDWEALSQRIHPAASRIAKLSVETPAQFVAFDLLALDGEDLVDRPFDERRERLEQLADDMTDPLFVTRTTLDVEQARGWLTTFEGAGLDGVVAKRRAKPYEPGKRTMLKIKHHRTADVVAIGYRVHKSGSGVGSLLVGLYGEDGELRQVGGVSAFSDKRRLALVDELDPVVLRDADGRPVTGDGERSRFSSGRDTSFVRLAPERVLEVRYDQMEGDRFRHTVQFERWRPDRDAGSCGFDQLEVPSAYDLRDVLT; this is translated from the coding sequence ATGACGATCGCACCGATGCTCGCCAAGGCCGTCGCCGAGGTACCGGAACCCGACAGCGTGGCGGGCGGGCTCCGGTACGAACCGAAGTGGGACGGCTTCCGCGGCATCGTCACGATCGACGGGGACGACGTCGAGATCGGCAGCCGCGGCGCGAAGCCCCTGACCCGGTACTTCCCCGAGCTCGTCGAGGCGTTCCGCGCCCAGTTCGGCGGGCGCGACCACCCCGTGGTGCTCGACGGCGAGGTCGTCCTGCGGTCCGGCGACGCGGGCGCCGAGCACCTGGACTGGGAGGCCCTGTCGCAGCGCATCCACCCGGCGGCCTCGCGGATCGCGAAGCTCAGTGTGGAGACGCCGGCGCAGTTCGTGGCGTTCGACCTGCTCGCCCTCGACGGCGAGGACCTGGTCGACCGCCCGTTCGACGAACGCCGAGAGCGCCTCGAGCAGCTCGCCGACGACATGACGGACCCGCTGTTCGTCACCCGGACCACGCTCGACGTCGAGCAGGCACGTGGGTGGCTCACGACCTTCGAGGGCGCCGGGCTCGACGGCGTGGTCGCCAAGCGCCGGGCGAAGCCGTACGAACCGGGCAAGCGGACGATGCTCAAGATCAAGCACCACCGCACCGCGGACGTCGTCGCGATCGGGTACCGCGTGCACAAGAGCGGCTCGGGTGTCGGGTCGCTGCTGGTCGGTCTGTACGGCGAGGACGGCGAGCTCCGGCAGGTCGGCGGCGTCTCCGCCTTCTCGGACAAGCGCCGACTCGCGTTGGTCGACGAGCTCGACCCCGTCGTCCTGCGCGATGCGGACGGGAGGCCCGTCACCGGTGACGGGGAACGCTCGCGGTTCTCGTCGGGTCGCGACACGTCGTTCGTCCGGCTGGCGCCGGAGCGGGTCCTCGAGGTCCGGTACGACCAGATGGAGGGCGACCGGTTCCGGCACACCGTGCAGTTCGAACGGTGGCGTCCCGACCGCGACGCCGGGTCGTGCGGGTTCGACCAGCTGGAAGTCCCCTCCGCCTACGACCTGCGGGACGTGCTGACGTAG
- a CDS encoding MBL fold metallo-hydrolase has product MTTEPPPAAPAPEPISPVQAAALRDRVLPPVEEVRPGIWTLAVPFRSGVVDATLVYVVEGTDGSLAVIDPGWSADGDLDALDGALAAVGRSVDEVSLVAVTHLHADHLGAAAAIRRRTGARVAMHGLEVEGLRRERSDAAANDADVATWGLPGHLRAGVVAAWGSGRRIGLGSAEEPFADLLLADADELPIPGRSIRTLWTPGHTAGHVCFVDEVDGLLFTGDHVLPRINSGIGLGGRTVTNPLGDYLASLALLEPYADLEVCPGHEYRFRDVVSRARVLARHREERSRHVAAALDALDRPTVYEVAARVPFSGGIGSMTGFLLASAVTQTAFHVDLLGRSDEIRPA; this is encoded by the coding sequence GTGACGACCGAGCCACCACCGGCAGCGCCGGCGCCGGAACCGATCAGCCCCGTGCAGGCCGCCGCACTCCGCGACCGTGTGCTGCCGCCCGTCGAGGAGGTCCGGCCGGGCATCTGGACGCTCGCCGTCCCGTTCCGCTCCGGGGTCGTCGACGCCACCCTGGTGTACGTGGTCGAGGGGACCGACGGCTCGCTCGCCGTCATCGACCCCGGCTGGTCGGCCGACGGGGACCTGGACGCGCTCGACGGGGCACTCGCCGCGGTCGGCCGTTCGGTCGACGAGGTGTCGCTCGTCGCGGTCACGCACCTGCACGCCGACCACCTCGGCGCAGCGGCTGCGATCCGACGCCGGACCGGGGCGCGGGTCGCGATGCACGGCCTGGAGGTCGAGGGGCTCCGGCGCGAGCGGTCCGACGCGGCGGCCAACGACGCCGACGTCGCGACGTGGGGCCTGCCGGGACACCTCCGTGCCGGGGTCGTCGCGGCGTGGGGGAGCGGACGGCGGATCGGACTCGGCAGCGCCGAGGAGCCGTTCGCCGACCTGCTGCTGGCGGACGCCGACGAGCTGCCGATCCCCGGGCGGTCGATCCGGACGCTCTGGACCCCCGGGCACACCGCGGGGCACGTGTGCTTCGTCGACGAGGTCGACGGCCTGCTGTTCACCGGCGACCACGTGCTGCCGCGGATCAACTCGGGGATCGGTCTCGGCGGTCGGACCGTCACGAACCCGCTCGGCGACTACCTGGCCTCGTTGGCGCTGCTCGAGCCGTACGCCGACCTCGAGGTGTGCCCGGGGCACGAGTACCGGTTCCGCGACGTCGTGTCCCGCGCACGGGTGCTCGCGCGGCACCGCGAGGAACGGTCACGGCACGTCGCTGCGGCGCTTGACGCGCTCGACCGACCGACGGTGTACGAGGTGGCGGCGCGGGTGCCGTTCAGCGGGGGCATCGGGTCGATGACCGGGTTCCTGCTGGCGAGTGCGGTCACGCAGACCGCGTTCCACGTCGACCTGCTCGGGCGGTCGGACGAGATCCGTCCCGCCTGA
- a CDS encoding NAD(P)H-dependent oxidoreductase yields MPSLLHIDSSADRSHSRSRALTAAFADAWRARGPEYTVVRRDLHADQLPHLETAALHWAAADRTADETVPPEAEALRQQVIDELLAADVVVIGAPLYNYTVPSTLKAWIDRVHVPGVLAGDVQPLAGRPVVTVVSRGGTYDVGTPTEDWDHGSPVLHLILGSALGMQHHPVTVSATLADRLPDLAPLADHAAAAFADAETTVRRLAATLG; encoded by the coding sequence ATGCCCTCGCTGCTGCACATCGACTCCTCGGCCGACCGCTCACACTCCCGTTCACGGGCGCTGACCGCCGCGTTCGCCGACGCCTGGCGTGCCCGCGGCCCGGAGTACACGGTCGTCCGGCGCGACCTGCACGCCGACCAGCTGCCCCACCTGGAGACCGCCGCCCTGCACTGGGCCGCCGCAGACCGCACGGCGGACGAGACCGTGCCGCCCGAGGCCGAGGCGCTCCGCCAACAGGTCATCGACGAGCTGCTCGCCGCCGACGTCGTCGTCATCGGCGCGCCGCTGTACAACTACACGGTGCCGTCGACGCTCAAGGCCTGGATCGACCGCGTCCACGTGCCGGGCGTCCTCGCCGGCGACGTGCAGCCGCTGGCCGGCCGACCGGTCGTGACCGTCGTGAGCCGCGGCGGGACCTACGACGTGGGCACCCCGACCGAGGACTGGGACCACGGCTCCCCCGTCCTGCACCTCATCCTCGGCAGCGCCCTCGGCATGCAGCACCACCCCGTCACCGTGAGCGCGACCCTCGCCGATCGACTGCCGGACCTCGCGCCGCTGGCCGACCACGCCGCCGCTGCGTTCGCCGACGCGGAGACCACCGTCCGACGGCTGGCCGCCACGCTCGGCTGA
- a CDS encoding putative Ig domain-containing protein, whose translation MHRSTSAVRRACAVGTTVALVGLTTGLGIMTATAASAAEPLDTTQPVVTEETPAPAPAPTDEPAPSDSPAPADETPAPQVPSEEPTTPATTEPAAPVSPAPTETPAPEATAKPTATPKAGVTVQAEDATVTITGKPKVGSLLSAVTTGFDSDLGYKYEWKDRDGLVLSKTATYEVDPTDVRTTITVAVTGTLPGATETTTVTSDATAPVTQDPAFLDTSGTPTTVGASPEHPLELSATAGDAFSHVFRAQGSPTPTYALAWFDPDDAELAEEYPEDDYAPEDQLPEGLAFDASTGELSGTTTDAYDWEFAVTATSGTESVTQYVSLTVEAGAAAGILVTTTDRAGLFEDEDFGDRLFWIIEPDGSVITLGGPVGYAEGGRPTIEQGGTLIVAGGLVDRWANPIGLLDDDAPVLMPTVTSDVASDVIAPDPDAGDYGVVDVTFPHASVHNLTVASGDFATSFAVDVQPTAVAPVVAPKPVPAAAPVAPVTPANTGGQLAYTGSDATGALPWALGLLVAGAGLVGARALRRRHAQR comes from the coding sequence GTGCACCGCAGCACCTCCGCCGTTCGTCGCGCCTGCGCCGTCGGCACCACCGTCGCCCTCGTCGGCCTGACCACCGGACTCGGCATCATGACCGCGACCGCCGCCAGCGCCGCCGAGCCGCTCGACACGACGCAGCCCGTCGTCACCGAGGAGACTCCGGCCCCGGCCCCGGCCCCCACGGACGAGCCGGCCCCGTCGGACAGCCCGGCGCCGGCGGACGAGACGCCCGCTCCGCAGGTCCCCTCCGAGGAGCCGACCACCCCGGCCACCACCGAGCCGGCTGCGCCGGTGTCGCCCGCACCGACCGAGACTCCCGCGCCCGAGGCGACCGCGAAGCCGACCGCCACCCCGAAGGCGGGCGTCACCGTGCAGGCCGAGGACGCGACCGTCACCATCACGGGGAAGCCGAAGGTCGGCTCGCTGCTCAGCGCCGTGACGACCGGGTTCGACAGCGACCTCGGCTACAAGTACGAGTGGAAGGACCGCGACGGCCTGGTGCTGTCGAAGACCGCCACCTACGAGGTCGACCCGACCGACGTCCGCACCACCATCACCGTCGCCGTCACCGGCACCCTGCCCGGCGCGACGGAGACCACCACGGTGACCTCGGACGCGACGGCCCCCGTCACGCAGGACCCGGCGTTCCTCGACACGTCCGGCACCCCGACCACCGTGGGCGCCAGCCCGGAGCACCCGCTCGAGCTGTCCGCCACGGCCGGTGACGCGTTCTCGCACGTCTTCCGCGCCCAGGGCTCGCCCACGCCGACGTACGCGCTCGCCTGGTTCGACCCCGACGACGCCGAACTCGCCGAGGAGTACCCGGAGGACGACTACGCCCCCGAGGACCAGCTGCCGGAAGGACTCGCGTTCGACGCCTCGACCGGTGAGCTCAGCGGCACCACGACCGACGCGTACGACTGGGAGTTCGCCGTCACCGCGACGAGCGGCACCGAGTCCGTCACGCAGTACGTCTCGTTGACCGTCGAAGCCGGAGCTGCGGCCGGGATCCTGGTCACGACGACCGACCGAGCGGGTCTCTTCGAGGACGAGGACTTCGGGGACCGGCTGTTCTGGATCATCGAGCCCGACGGCAGCGTCATCACCCTCGGCGGGCCCGTGGGCTACGCCGAGGGTGGTCGCCCGACCATCGAGCAGGGCGGAACGCTCATCGTCGCCGGTGGTCTCGTGGACCGCTGGGCCAACCCGATCGGCCTCCTGGACGACGACGCCCCCGTCCTGATGCCGACCGTCACGTCGGACGTCGCGAGCGACGTCATCGCGCCGGACCCGGACGCGGGCGACTACGGCGTCGTCGACGTCACCTTCCCGCACGCGTCGGTCCACAACCTGACCGTCGCATCGGGCGACTTCGCCACCTCGTTCGCCGTCGACGTCCAGCCGACCGCGGTCGCGCCCGTCGTCGCGCCGAAGCCGGTCCCGGCTGCGGCACCGGTCGCACCGGTCACCCCGGCGAACACCGGCGGCCAGCTCGCCTACACCGGTTCGGACGCCACCGGCGCCCTGCCCTGGGCCCTCGGCCTGCTCGTGGCGGGTGCCGGCCTGGTCGGTGCCCGCGCCCTGCGTCGCCGCCACGCCCAGCGCTGA
- a CDS encoding putative Ig domain-containing protein, protein MNLPCTSTTRRVAAIGAAVAIVTASSAFGIGAATAVAAEPTAATSTASNPSTGTPGSTPAAPVVPVTTGDADDRPGGPSSALTPGPAPETATPQPTAPEPAAPGTPAASAAPAAPAAADAPEDTDESGAPDTITFTEPSTPESPIRIETTAGEEIERTFTATGSSTELHYVLLSGPTAFPVPGNQYPTAPDGLAVGDTSGVLSGTPTVAGEYDFQVMAMNGSRAATAYVHLVVRPAATSGVRLLVGVVGTPRAWLQDEDGLREVFAESTEVVPTDAVPASQGSTMHLRVTPVDAYGNEAAGADDRRPVVTSSVASDEVTLPNGAFEPRIRFVDASRHIVTVTIDDVSVRVPVEVTATVAAPAGTTPVAGAGTGQLAFTGADASSPLAWALGLLAAGGGLLVHRLRRRRA, encoded by the coding sequence GTGAACCTGCCCTGCACCTCCACCACGCGACGGGTCGCCGCCATCGGCGCGGCCGTCGCCATCGTCACCGCGTCGTCGGCGTTCGGCATCGGCGCCGCGACCGCCGTCGCGGCCGAGCCCACGGCCGCCACGAGCACGGCGAGCAACCCGAGCACCGGTACGCCCGGCAGCACGCCCGCCGCGCCCGTCGTGCCCGTCACGACGGGCGACGCCGACGACCGACCGGGAGGCCCGTCCTCCGCCCTGACGCCGGGTCCCGCCCCCGAGACGGCGACACCGCAGCCCACGGCACCCGAGCCCGCGGCACCCGGGACGCCCGCAGCGTCCGCAGCGCCCGCAGCGCCCGCAGCAGCCGACGCACCCGAGGACACCGACGAATCCGGCGCGCCGGACACCATCACGTTCACCGAGCCGTCGACGCCGGAGTCGCCGATCCGGATCGAGACGACCGCGGGCGAGGAGATCGAGCGCACCTTCACCGCGACGGGGTCGTCGACGGAGCTGCACTACGTGCTGTTGAGCGGACCGACGGCGTTCCCGGTGCCGGGCAACCAGTACCCGACGGCCCCCGACGGTCTCGCCGTGGGTGACACGAGCGGCGTGCTGAGCGGCACGCCGACGGTGGCCGGCGAGTACGACTTCCAGGTCATGGCGATGAACGGCTCCCGGGCCGCGACGGCGTACGTCCACCTGGTGGTCCGGCCGGCAGCGACCAGCGGGGTCCGGCTGCTCGTCGGTGTGGTCGGTACGCCGCGGGCGTGGCTGCAGGACGAGGACGGGCTCCGCGAGGTCTTCGCCGAGAGCACCGAGGTCGTCCCCACCGATGCCGTGCCCGCGTCGCAGGGTTCGACGATGCACCTGCGCGTGACGCCGGTGGACGCGTACGGCAACGAGGCCGCCGGTGCCGACGACCGCCGGCCCGTCGTGACGAGCAGCGTCGCCAGCGACGAGGTCACGCTGCCGAACGGTGCGTTCGAGCCGCGCATCAGGTTCGTCGACGCGTCACGGCACATCGTCACGGTCACGATCGACGACGTGTCGGTCCGTGTCCCGGTCGAGGTCACCGCCACGGTGGCGGCACCCGCGGGGACCACCCCGGTCGCGGGTGCAGGGACCGGACAGCTGGCGTTCACCGGCGCGGATGCGTCCTCCCCGCTCGCGTGGGCCCTGGGCCTGCTCGCCGCCGGCGGCGGGCTCCTGGTGCACCGTCTGCGTCGCCGACGCGCCTGA
- a CDS encoding LysR substrate-binding domain-containing protein — translation MLDVRRLVLLRELSIRGTIAAVAEAVNFTPSAVSQQLSALEREAGVQLLRKAGRRLQLTPQAEVLVSAAGHVLDVLEQAQAQVEETLPAVQGRVRVAVFQSAALALMPNALHEMATEHPDVRVEMVQREPETALNETWARDFDMVIAEQYPAHAAPHLPGLDRSDLTTDAVRLALPPLDTALLPVSSLEDAAAMPWVMEPRGTASRHFAEQVCRRWGFEPDVRYETADLQTQIRLVESGNAVSLMPDLMWTGRTTTCRLLDLPERPRRTIFTVVRTAGSSSPAVRALRAALERAAAAVGD, via the coding sequence ATGCTCGACGTCCGCCGCCTCGTGCTCCTGCGGGAGCTCTCCATCCGCGGCACGATCGCGGCCGTCGCCGAGGCGGTGAACTTCACGCCCTCGGCCGTGTCGCAGCAGCTCAGCGCACTGGAGCGCGAGGCCGGTGTGCAGCTCCTGCGCAAGGCCGGGCGACGCCTGCAGCTCACCCCGCAGGCCGAGGTGCTCGTCTCCGCCGCCGGGCACGTGCTCGACGTGCTCGAGCAGGCGCAGGCGCAGGTCGAGGAGACCCTGCCGGCGGTGCAGGGCCGGGTCCGGGTGGCGGTGTTCCAGTCGGCGGCGCTCGCGCTCATGCCGAACGCCCTGCACGAGATGGCGACGGAGCACCCGGACGTGCGGGTCGAGATGGTGCAGCGCGAGCCGGAGACCGCCCTGAACGAGACGTGGGCGCGCGACTTCGACATGGTCATCGCCGAGCAGTACCCGGCACACGCCGCACCCCACCTGCCCGGGCTCGACCGCTCCGACCTGACGACGGACGCCGTCCGTCTGGCGCTCCCCCCGCTCGACACCGCGCTGCTGCCGGTGTCGTCGCTCGAGGACGCCGCGGCGATGCCGTGGGTCATGGAGCCGCGGGGCACCGCCTCGCGGCACTTCGCCGAGCAGGTCTGCCGACGTTGGGGCTTCGAGCCGGACGTCCGGTACGAGACCGCCGACCTGCAGACGCAGATCCGGCTGGTCGAGTCCGGCAACGCCGTCAGCCTGATGCCCGACCTGATGTGGACGGGCCGGACGACGACGTGCCGGCTGCTCGACCTGCCGGAGCGGCCGCGGCGCACGATCTTCACCGTCGTGCGGACCGCGGGGTCGTCCTCGCCGGCGGTCCGGGCGCTCCGCGCCGCGCTCGAACGGGCAGCCGCCGCCGTCGGCGACTGA